The sequence below is a genomic window from Pongo abelii isolate AG06213 chromosome 15, NHGRI_mPonAbe1-v2.0_pri, whole genome shotgun sequence.
gggttcaagcgattcttctgcctcagcctcctgagtagctaggactacaggggcatgccaccacgcccagctaatttttgtatttttagtagagacagggtttcaccatattggccaggctggtctcgaactcctgacctcgtgatccacccgcctcggtcgcccaaagtgcagggattacaggcgtgaaccaccagcCCAGCCCACTTTCACTTTTAATAAGAGTGTCTGCCTGTCTAGTCCCCTTGTGTTTCACAAGGGCAGGAACTGAGTCGCATTCACCTCATTCTTCCTCCAGGGCTCAGCTCAGGGTTTGGCACATAATAGTAGGCATTCGACACGTTtttttgtgagaaataaatgaaatagtgaTGAGTTGTGGAAACGCTTGAGTAGAAGCAGCCCAAATAAATATGGTGATAAATgccaacaatttttatttttttaactatttaaaaaataataatagaaacggAGTCTCGatatgttgccctggctgttctggaactcctgacctcaagtgatcctcctgcctcgccctcccaaagtgctgggattacaggcatgagccccactTCGCCTAGCCCGCCAAAAATTTTTAGATGCAATTCTTCTTTCCTCGACGCTCACTTTGTCCAAGTCTGCCACTCTACACGGGCTCCCCAAGCCAATTTCCCCTGGGCGCCCGCCCCGTCCTCCGGTCTCTGCAGCACCGTCTCAGAGCTCACCGTCCAAGGCCTCATCTGGAGCCGCCGCCACCCGGTGCTGCACTTCCCCCTGTACCAGGGGGTCGAATAATTCCGTTACCAGGTCCTTCATCTGGGCCACTCCAGACAACAGGCCCTGGAAAGGGTCGCCGTCACCAGGCGCCTCACAGGACACCCGCAGCTTCTGCGGCTTCC
It includes:
- the GON7 gene encoding EKC/KEOPS complex subunit GON7 codes for the protein MELLGEYVGQEGKPQKLRVSCEAPGDGDPFQGLLSGVAQMKDLVTELFDPLVQGEVQHRVAAAPDEALDGDDEDDTEDENNIDNRTNFDGPSAKRPKPPS